One Danio rerio strain Tuebingen ecotype United States chromosome 9, GRCz12tu, whole genome shotgun sequence genomic region harbors:
- the zp2l1 gene encoding zona pellucida glycoprotein 2, like 1 precursor (The RefSeq protein has 3 substitutions compared to this genomic sequence), with the protein MAALWSLVLLCITSRLCAANTSLQSKEVFQWPEQHLLGLGVRELPSQAEPVQKCDVQDEDKVQCGEPGISPEDCNVLNCCFDGKQCYYGNTVTVQCTRDGQFVVVALRDATIPRISLESISLLGGSDPPCAPVDATKAFAIYQFPVTACGTTVMVEDDFLIYENRMTSVYEVNVGPLGSITRDSHYELLFQCKYSRSSFEALVVEVNPVPPPLPVAALGPLRVELKLANGQCFLKGCVEEAQAYSSYYGDAEYPVTKVLREPVYVEVHVLERTDPNIFLTLGRCWATSNPDPQSLPQWDFIVNGCPSQDDRYLTTLFPVDETSGLQFPNHFKRFAVKMFAFVDPASLAPLMETVFIHCSTSVCTPTAEDSCVQSCNRKRRDVGIQKRRRTRSVVSSGEIHLVQP; encoded by the exons atgGCAGCACTTTGGAGTTTAGTGCTACTTTGTATCACTAGTCGTTTATGTGCTGCAAATACTTCTTTACAAAGTAAAGAAGTGTTCCAATGGCCTGAACAACATCTGTTGGGTTTGGGTGTGAGAGAGCTTCCATCTCAAGCAGAACCTGTTCAGAAGTGTGATGTGCAAGATGAGGATAAGGTGCAGTGTGGAGAGCCTGGCATTTCTCCTGAAGACTGTAATGTTTTAAACTGCTGTTTTGATGGAAAACAGTGCTACTATGGCAATACAG TAACTGTCCAGTGTACAAGAGATGGGCAGTTTGTTGTTGTGGCCTTGAGAGATGCAACTATTCCAAGAATAAGCTTGGAGTCCATCAGCCTTTTGGGAGGAAGTGATCCTCCTTGTGCCCCCGTTGATGCCACTAAAGCTTTTGCCATCTACCAGTTCCCTGTCACTGCTTGTGGCACCACAGTGATG GTGGAAGATGACTTCCTAATCTATGAAAACAGAATGACATCTGTATATGAAGTAAATGTTGGACCTCTAGGCTCTATCACAAGAGATAGCCATTATGA GCTCCTCTTCCAGTGTAAATATTCACGCAGCAGTTTTGAAGCGCTGGTTGTTGAAGTCAACCctgttcctcctcctcttcctgtgGCTGCACTTGGACCTCTTAGAGTGGAGCTTAAACTGGCTAACGGGCAGTGTTTTCTTAAGGGATGTGTGGAAG AAGCTCAAGCATACTCTTCGTACTATGGTGATGCTGAGTATCCTGTGACTAAAGTCCTGCGGGAGCCAGTCTATGTTGAAGTTCATGTTCTCGAGAGGACTGACCCCAACATCTTTCTGACTTTGGGTCGTTGTTGGGCAACTTCAAACCCTGACCCTCAAAGCCTGCCCCAGTGGGATTTTATTGTAAATGG TTGTCCTTCCCAGGATGATCGTTACCTGACCACTTTGTTCCCTGTGGATGAGACTTCAGGCCTGCAGTTTCCAAACCACTTCAAACGGTTTGCAGTCAAGATGTTTACTTTTGTGGATCCTGCGTCTCTGGCCCCCCTGATGGAGACG GTCTTTATTCACTGCAGTACATCAGTTTGTACTCCAACTGCAGAAGACTCTTGTGTTCAGAGTTGCAACAGGAAGA GGAGAGATGTTGGTATACACAAGCGCCGTCGTACCCGCTCTGTAGTTTCCAGTGGAGAGATTCATCTTGTTCGACCCTGA